The genome window AAAACTACAGACATGTTTCCTCtctttttcaaataattattttaattattcatgtGGATGTATGTATCATGAATGTAGCCAGGTCTATATGTATACTTATACCCATGAAACATCACATGCATGGAGATGAGAAGACAGCTGAGTGAGTGGGTTCTATCCCTCCACCCTGTGGATCCCAAAGATTaactcaaatcatcaggcttggcacaaAGTGACTTAACAACTATGGCATCTCACTGTCCCATGGGCTTCATCTTTTAGCTTGTGAGCTGTCATAACACATACAGAATATTAActcatatttacaaaatatttgtaaaattgaAGAAataccttttctttatttttgagctCTTGTATCCAGATCAAGAGAAGTGAGAGTCTAGAGATCCCCAAAGACTATGAAAGCAAAAAACGCTTTCCCACTACATGATCCTATTTAATGTGCAGAATGGGAAACTTTCCAAGGCAGACATGACTTTTCTCAGTGTATATAAGCCACACTGAGGTGAAACATCTCAGCAACACTGGTCATAGCAGAAGCAACAATGTAAGATTCCCGGAAAGTTGGAGGAAACATCATGCTAAAGGGAAGATGTGTTTTATAAGGTGACTGTTGTAGTATGGGTGCCACAAGCCAACTGCTATACTTTCAATTTCTGTCACAATACTCATTTAagatttgcttctttgttttagtatcacatatttttaaatccttCATTAGTTCATAGTGAGTCttgcatttgtatttttaattgttgtgCTTGACAAAAAATATTATAGTTTTCCCTTCCAACTAGTCCTTGATACCTTTAGAAACATAGAGCAGTTTTATATGCTCACATCTAATGATCTCTTAGAATAACTTTAAACTTCCAAGTCTCTCAACACAGAAAAGCATTGTACTCATGGGCCACTGAACTTACTCTAATGTTATCTGGCTATCTTTTGATTTTTGGATCTTCTATTTTCTCAAGATACAGACAATACATTGGGGAAGTAGATATTAGAAATTAGAGAGAGAGGACAGTGACACAGATTAGAATAATTCACTACAAAttcaccaaatttaaaaaaaaaagatgtgtgaaAATGCCATTGATATTTATTTAAGTAAGCCCAATTTTGAACACAATAAAATGAACTTTATGTAATCCTGACAATTCTGACTACTTAAATTGGTCACTTTTTCTTACTTGTACTTGTATTTAAACAGCAAAGTGCCTTGTTTTACAAATGTCATTATTTCTTGGACTTCTCAAAATCAAAATTCTTATCATTTATTTCATGATCTGGAAGTCATATTGGTAATTTGGAATTAGAGAAACCTCATTATGCACTACAGTTTTGCTACTTTACAGTGCTCATTgacacaaaaaaatcaataaacattaTTATTACTAACATATGTCTCAAGTACTTAACAATGAAATTACAAAACATCCCCTAATTTGTTGACATTTTAGTCTTCCAATTACGAACCTAAAAATAGTATGAAAATGTACAGATATTAAGATTAACAAAGAAAACTCATGAGAAATAAATAGAGGGAGATattcaaggaaggaaaaaaaaagaagaaatgaaccaGAAAGGTACAGAGGTAGGGAATGCAACTTTCATGAATAAATTATTCAAACTATTATATGAAATTTCAGAATTTAGAGTTGAAAGGCTGTAAGTATATGACAATAGGTAAGATCCTTCAGGCATAGTGATACATGATTGTTCGGGGATACACTCTAGTGGATAAGTCCAAAGTTGAAGGAAAGATATAATGCTAAAAACTTGTCTTTAGCATGTGGATTCTCAATTTATTTGATGAACCATTTTCTCACACATTTTAGTAGACTGGATTCAATGCTCTCTGTTCAGACATAGTCAAAAATAGATTTCTGCCAGgtaattttgtgtttatgtttaaaatatgtcaATTCATTGTCATTCTAGAAATATGATAGTAAAATAAAGAGGCTGCAAATTTGTCTCAGATAGTAATTGAAAAAATTTACCTCAGATTCCATGCCCAAAAGGTAGATTTACAGCTTGAATGTAAACAGAATATTTGGTTCtgacatttttaaacaatttactcATTTACATACCTATACATATTATGTCTCAGATGTGTAATTTTGCCTAATTCAGGAAAAATACCTAATTAGAAGGAATATACAAATGCAAGGAAGTTGTTTTAAATTTGACTGGATACAATGCTAAGATGTAATTTGTATACTTTTCCTCTTACTTGACTCTGCACATTaagttattgtttctatttcaggaATTCTTAGTTAGGCTCTGTCTCTCTCAACCCATTGGAGCACAGTGTACTAAATGGAAGAAGCAAACCAGTCTGTGGTGTCTGAGTTTATTTTTCAGGGACTCTGTGCCTCAAGAGAACTACAGATCTTCCTCCTGCTGCCATTTGCCACCCTCTACCTTATGAGTGTGGTAGGCAACCTCTTTGTCGTGATATTAATCATCACTGATCATCATCTCCATTCTCCCATGTATTTTCTGTTAGCTAATCTCTCATTTATTGACTTCTGCCTTTCCTCAGTTACTACTCCCAAACTGATCACAGacctcttaaaagaaaataaaacaatttccTTTGGGGGCTGCATGAGTCAGATCCTCTGTGTGCATTTCTTTGGAGGGGGTGAGATGGTACTTCTTGTAACAATGGCCTATGACCGATATGTGGCCATCTGCAGGCCACTCCACTACACCAGCATCATGGACAGACAGAAATGCATCTGGCTCGTTTTAATATCATGGATCATTGGAATTATACATGCCATTAGTCAACTGATCCTAATTTTGGAACTACCTTTCTGTGGACCTAGAGTAATAGACAGTTTTTTCTGTGATATTCCTTTGGTGATGAAATTAGCCTGCACGGATACTGATACCCTGGGAATTGTGATAAATGCTGACAGTGGTGTTTTAGCAACAACTTGTTTCATTCTCTTGCTGATATCTTACACGTACATTCTGTTAACTGTTCAGCTCCGCTCTAAAGATGGCTCATCAAAGGCACTCTCTACCTGCACATCCCACATCATAGTGGTTGTGCTGTTCTTTGGGCCTGTCATTTTCATCTATCTGTGGCCAGTCAACATCACCTGGGTCGACAAGTTTCTTGCTGTGTTTTACTCAGTCATCACACCTCTCCTGAATCCAGCCATCTATACACTGAGAAATAGAGATATTAAGAATGCCATAAAGAAGTTGATAAATCACAAGTGAGTTCTGGAATAATTTTTGGACATGTTATGTAATCAGCAAATCAATTGTATACATACCATTTTATCCACATTGTTAGTGGAAATTGAATTGTATAATGACTTGTTTCTGGAATCTGTAAGTTGTAATTAGTATATGGTTACGAAAATAACcattagaaaaatatattcaaaactaTAATACTTTTACCACTTAAAATGAGTAATAGCTCTGCATaatatacttgtatatattgaAGACTGGAAGATGACAATAATGTTGCAAAAATAAGGATGACGTATTTCTATACATTATTTGTGTTCCCCAAATTGTATGTCACGTTAATTAGTTACTAACAAAATCATCTTTGAATTATTTACCAAtattactatcttttaaaatatgacattATATATCAATCCTAATTCTAGCTTTGTAACACAatgtttttgaagatttttgtAAAGACTGCATCAAATTAGAAATCAAAATGCTAAACAAATGAAATCATAATGCTAGCTGTATTATATTGATGTAATCTCTGTCAGTTTCCAAGTCTTAACTATTTATATGAATTTGGAAATTTCCTATATTTTAATCCTTAACCAAAAGTCCAATCTGTTTATAATATTTGAATATGCTTTTCCTCAGATCACAAATTATTTGCACGATCatgattttatattatataatggaATAACATAACTGCCAAGGCCAGTTAGGTAAATATTACAAGCTCTTGATAATATGGTATACATAGTAATCCATATGCCATTTAGTGTAGTGTGTCATTTACAAGATAAACTGTATGTATACCTGTTTACGATAGCTTGAGATCTATTTCTAAACAGATATGAAAGTCGTATCTTCTTGAATATCATGTCAATATTTCTTGAGTTAATGGTTAAAATCAGCCTGTATGTATATTCTAATAAGTTAAAGAGGTTGTCATAACATAAATTATTTAACAATGCCAGATAAATACCTGTATTGTTTTTTCCAGAATTCATATCATTGCAGGTAAGCATGGCTCTTGTCTGGCCACAGACTTTGATGTGTACATTACGTGTAGGTTCTGGTATCTTTTTCAGGAGAAATTATCTCCAGTGTCTTTATAGATTTGACCCTCAACAATTTTGTcaccatattttttattaaatatgttcTTTGACAATATCTGATAAGCTGATTACATATGATACAATCCCTGAACTCTTATGTCCCTCCCACTCTTGTTAtccccttccccatcccccaAAACACATGAGTCTCtttctatatttatgtatttttgttttgctttgggatCCACTGAAATGAACCATAGCCATCTGTGTGTCCATTGTTTGAAACTATCCCTGGGACACTATGACCCCATCAGTGggtctcaactgaaaaaaaaaatgctttgcacTGTCCCAAAATCATCAGTAGCTCACAGATCAGCAAGGAGATGTAGCAGTACATAACTACTCTCGGATCTTTGAATGTTggccattttcttctgtgataaTTTTCTTGGGATCATGACTGCATTGGCTGTGCCATGCccacaaaattatatttaaaagttttttttccttctttctgaccCCTTCCATATTCTTTATCAGCATCACTTTATAAGTGATTTTAAACCTACAGACAGCTTGTCCTTACCTTCCCACAGTCATACTATAACAACAGAACACCTTAAGGAGTCCTtgctaaaatatataattaaactgtaaaattatcttttattgcTTGTAAAATTTCTAAGACTATAAATTCCATTTAAATTTTAGCAATTCAGTGACATTACTTGTATGTAATATGGGTTTCAAGAAGCACAATGGAGGCcattgagatagctcagcaggtaaaggagctttcTGCAAAACCAGAGAATTCAAGTTAAATCCCTAAAATCCCACATAGTAGAAAAAGAGCTACAACTCCCATAAGTTCTTATCTAACTTCCACAAGTAttcccacatatgcacacatggaataaataaatacataaataaatgttgaaaaaaagaataatcacAGTGGAAgctttaaacaatatttttcagAGATCAGttatctgtcagatgtggggtaggtgaagatcttttcccatttgtaggctggcattttgtcttattgacaatattctttgccttacagaagcttttcagcttcaggaggtcccatttattagttgtcaatctcagtgtctgtgctactgatattattttcaggaagtggtctcctgtgccaatacattcaaagctacttcccactttctcttctatcaggttcagtgtaactagatttatattcaggcctttgatccacttggacgtGAGTTTGGGGAgggatgacagatatggatctatttgcattcttctacatgccaacatccagttataccagcaccatttgttgaagatgctttcttttttccaccgtatattttttatttatttgtcaaaaatcaggtgttcatagatgtgtggatttatgtcagggtcttctgtttgattccattgatctatgtgtttgtttttataccaataccaaactgtttttattactattagctctatagtagaggttgaagttagggatggtgataccttcagaagttcctttattttacagggttttagctattctgaactttttgtttttccatatgaagatgaGTACTGTTCTTttgagatctgtgaagaattgtgttgggaattgcattgaatctgtagattgcttttgttaagatgGCAAATTTACTATACTAATccagggaatctcccaggaatccacaaggatcaccccagctaagactcctagcaatagtggaaagagTGCATGAACTGtcctcctataatcagattggtgactaccttaactgtcattatagaaccttcatccagtaactgatggaagttgATGCAGCCAAGCACTGTGCAAAGCTCCAGAATTCCatgtgaagaaaggaaggattgattatatgagcaaggggggtcaaggttatgatggggaaacccacagagatagctgacccaagctcatAAGAGCTCAGGGATTCCAGTCCaatagctagggagcctgcatgggatggacttagaccctctgcatgtgggttaTGGTTGTGTACCTCGGTCTGTtggtggggcccctagcagtggaacCAAGACCATTCCCTGGCACAGGAGCTGGATTTTTGTTGCCTATTCCCTATGGTCGCCTGCCTcatactttgttgactcccagaGGAGGTCTCACACTTtatgaatggagatggaggaggagtagatgcagGTTGaaagggggaatgggaggagaggatggacaggaaactgtggttggtatgtaaaataaatttaaaaatttaatgaaaatataaaataaaagatgcttttcatttgtattttaataaaagcaCTATATCTATTTATATACATGAACTTTTGCCACAATCGAGCTTTGAgggatattgtgtgtgtgtgtgtgtgtgtgtgtgtgtgtgtgtgtgagagagagagagagagagagagagagagagagagagagagagagagagagagagaattaattaTGCTAACATAGAGGCCAGCCACATAGTGGAGAGGGGAACCTTAAAGAAAGAGTAAGGAAGAAAAAACCAGAGGAAGTATGCTTAGGACAAGCTTAGAGCAGAGTTAGAACTGTTTAAAACAAAGATTACAATTTATTTTCTAACACTTTATAACTCTATGTAATCATTCATATTATATAATCATGTATATTTATGTGGTTTTAAAGAACATGAATGCAGAATCATATCAATGAACaaagtgccgggcagtggtggtgcacgcctttaatcccagcacttgagaggaagaggcaggcaaatctccgtgagttcgaggacagtctggtctccaaagcaagttccaggaaaggcacaaaactacacagagaaaccctgtctcaaaaaaacaacccagTATTTTACAATGTTTGTGCTCCTGAATCAGTACcatttcacttagcatgatttatatttttgttctctTGGTGATAGCCACTCTGAGTAGgacaaaatattatttcaaagtctcaatgatttctttcatttgtttttttattgctgttggtTTTTATTGTGaagtgttttcttgattgattgactgattgattgattgattggttggttggtacTAAGGCTTAAACccaaggtctcatgtatgctaggGAAGCTCcctaacactgagctacatatTCCCAACATAATTCAATTACTTTTTATATTGTAAACTTGAAATAGGATCTTACTAAGTGGCTTGGGTTATCTTTGACTGCTGTTTTTCCACCCAGCCTCACAAGGAGCTGGAATTACCAGCCTGCATCTTCAGGCTAAATTAGTTTGATGTATATTTACCAAATGCCTAACCATCCAACTTAATACCTCTCAAAATTTTGCTAGCATTCATTTCAGAAGTAGAAAGACATGATCCTAGCATTAAGTAAGTACAAATTCATCCAAACAGTCAAGGGAATTTTTAGCAAAGGAAGTAATGTCAGATGTCTCACAGCACCTGACTTCAAATTATACCACAGAATCAAGGTTACAAACAGCATGTGacagacacaaaataataatgtTGACTGATGCATGGCTTAGAAATAAACTTACAAAGCAAAGCTATTTGACTTTTTGCAATATGTCAAAAATTTACAGTGGAGGATAGGGTAAATCCAGAAGAACGAATCTCACTGTATCTGTAgttcttacaaaataaaattcagaatggatcaaagacttatcacaaacacataaaactaaatgttattttttgaataattatttattgtgttacctgaaactttgaaattacagaagaagaagaagaagaagaagaagaagaagaagaagaagaagaagaagaagaagaagaagaagaagaagaagaagaagaagaagaagaaaacatccTTGGAACACTTCAAGTATAAGCATACACAAGCACTTTCTGAATAACACtccaaaacacaggaaatagtagAAAGAACTGACAAATAGAttacaggaaattaaaaaaacttCTATAGAGCAAAGGCAACAACTAATAGAGTGAAGAGATAGCTAAAGAACTATTCACCCAATAAGGGATTATAATGCATATTATAtaatgagctaaaaaaaaaaccactaaagccaaaaaacaatgcaataaaaataagtgGACCAATGAACTGTGTagatatttttcaaaaagaaatacagatggctaataaatacatgaaaaatgatATATCTAGTCATAAGCATTGAACATTTTTACTGCTATTTATGTTTGGGAAAGTATATGTGGAGGGGAGGGTAGTCAGATGAGGACATCTCTTGCTTGGAGCTGAAGACACCATTCACTTAAGACACATGGCCCAGACATtctgagctggatctgacctgaatgCTCCCCTGCTGAGAGTGAGCTTTTACTGTAGGAGAAGGACCTGCTACTTCATGGTACCTGAAACTACACTAATGCATGGTTTGAATGTGGAGGTACCTATGATCCAATTACTAACAGTAGTACAGATGATTAAATGTCATAAAGAGCTGTcgatagaaaatgaaattttaatttagaaaaggaaagatatgaacaaaagaaaattaacattaggaaagagaaagggacccAGGAGGACAGAAAAGGAGGAACATGAGAAGTGATAGAGGGCACTGTATCTGTATTCCTAAATtctgtatctatttttttttttgtattatgtgTTTAGGTTTAGCTTGAAGTGGTACATTTTTTACCacaatttcacaaaataaaaaaaaatattttacttcttgTTCACATTTTCTGTAGTTTCCTTGTGTTGAACTTTTACTCTTCTATGTAAGCCGATTACAAATGCAACAATATATTATTCCCATATCCTTtatatttcttgtattttgtaATTTGCTAATTTCAACCTTACACCAAGAGAGTTGATCAATACATTTGTAAGAAAATAGTTTGGTTCTTGGGCCAAAAGGATCTGATACACAGAATACCAATGTTTTTAAGGAAACAGATTCATTGTAAAGAGTTTCTATTCCCTTATCATACAAGAATGGATCTTTTCTTCAAAAAGGATCACAAGCAATACCTTTTACTGTGATGGGAGTCAAAGAAAATGACCAAAGAAGCCAAGAAAAGGTTTTGGAAGACTATGAAACTCCACTTAgctataaatattaaatgaacaGTTAAGAGTAcattatattactttatttttatttatttctataaatatatatttatatataactataagaaatatatttctatatatttcttaaaaatttttattaacataatttAATAGATAATGAACAGGTATTATCAATGATTTCAATAAGTCCAATAATTCATCAGATCtctaatttaagaaaatattatctCAGCCACATAGTGGCTCCTCATCAAATAGAACATTCAATTTGCCAATAATTTCTTTTGCATCTGGTAATATCTGACTCTTGGGAAAAAATATTTGTAGAAGGCATAATTCCTATACAAAACTAATAATGACATAGTTATTGAACATTATTCCCAGTCGTATTAACTGGTTGATAAGTATCTGTTAGCCTTTAGTTGTAATGATGAGTGCTGAATTAGAAAAAGAGTAACTCTCCCTGTGTTTCTCAGCTCTTGAAGATGCTGAAGGCAAAATCTATGCCTGATCTAGTAGGTGGAGCACCATTTTCTAATCTTCTAGTGTCAGGTTGTATCACACTCAACTTGTTCTGTGTTTTTCATATTCTATTTTCATaatctatttgaaaaaaatttaaaataattttgtgtctTTATGTTTCAACCTAACTTACCTCTCTCAAGTTCATTTGTAacctttggtttcttttctcacaGTTTAAACTCAGTTAGGAGGAATTAAAACAGTCTTCAAAGCATTATTGTTTTAAAGTAATATGTGTAATATTTTGactcttctttcccctttctctcaaAAGAATtagatcataaaaataaaatagcaatgtCTATATCTTGTTTATCTTATAGCAATCAATTATTCTCTCCAATCTGAAAAGCAATAGAACAGTTTCCTATAGATTACCAATTTTTATGGTGGTTTAAAACTTATTTAGTACTTATGCTGTAATGTTATACTGTGTTAGTTATTGGCAATGTTATACTGTGTTACATATTGGTaattcctatatatatatatgcacttaGATACATAGGttttttatgtgaaaaaaatattgTAAGATACAACACCTCATATTAGGAAGAATAAACTGACATAGTTATTTAATTTCAATCACAGGAGGCTATCAAgatagcttagtgggtaaagaaGCTTTCCACAAATTATGTTTATgcatttgtatataattttaaatgtgttttgaaaagtaactaatttgcagctatgtctttattttttgagaaaagtcATCACTGCTTAAATAGAAGTCTGTAACATATTCTAAATCATTACATAATAATAGTATTATCTTGTCTGCCCTACCACTCATCATATATTTCTTCGAACTGCATGCTGTCCATTTTGTGTTAGTCTATCATATATCCACTACTTTTCAGGAATTTTATATTTAATCCAGAGACTAGTTCTCTGTGAAGTGATAGTTTCATGAGTCTAAACctgctttattttattactatagcttgaGTTCCCATTTTATAAAGGGGttcaaatacataagaaaaatattttaatataatatatacactatgctttttaatgtctttttctgtATAAAGAGACTATTACCTACTTCTTATATTTGCTCAAATACTCTTGCACATAATATTTCTTGGTCTTAATTTTTGAGGCAGTTGTGTAATTTGGAAATTGATTATTGAAATTTTGGGCTTGTTTTTCAAATAGCATCCTCTGAATTAGATTCTTGTCTATTTCATAACATACTGTCAATCTGTAGCTCTAATggcatttctttatgtttttagtttattttttcactAATAATCAAAAGTtggcaatttaaaattttcattcaaatcatgttgaataaattatttataaatacttcctttggttattattataaatttggTTATTATTATAAATCTTTAAACTAGTTTGAAAAATTAGTAACTTATGTGTTATATTCATTTTCCATAACCATTTGGAAAAATCCTCTGAAATATTATGACACTTCACCCAAGTTTTATACAATATGCTACAGAACTtcaaaaagtttcttaataaatgCACCCAAGAATGAAGTTGGAAAATCCCATTGACAGCCTGATCTTTGGATAGACAGCTCCTCAAACATCCTGTAGAGTGATTTAAACACAAGGAAGAAGGGAGACAATAGTATCATTCATTTTAGTCAATATAAAGAAACTTGAGAAGTAGAAGCAAAAATTGACAATGGAAATCTAGAGGAAATAATTGATTTAAGAATTATTTGAAAGTAAATATAGGAAAGGCATAGCAACTAGTTCAGAAAAAAATTCTAGTTCTGATATTAAGTAAAGTTTGTTTAATTTaaaactaacacctctgctcaCATTCTGAGGAGACGACAAATGGAAAGGCACATAACTGACACATCAGAAAGCCAACTTTCTATCAGAAAGCCAACGATAGAAATGTATAGCAATAAGACCccaataaagataataaaattctGCAACAATGTCAAAGAAACTGTGATTAATATGATTATTACATAGGATTTTGAGAGTTAtggctattttctctaaaacacccTGAATAAAGGAAACTATCATAGTAGAATGAATGCAACTGATGACAGCTTTACAAAGGAGAAGTCAGAACAGACCCGTTAGTGTGAAGAATTCCAGGGCCtcgctttttgtttgtttgtttgtttacttgctttgCATTTGGACACAACATCTCCTGTAGTCAATGGTGACCTACAGCTCACTATCTATTCCTAAATGACCTTGAATTGGTGATCCTATGATGTTGCCTACTCCCGAGTGCTACCACACCCAATATCTAGATTTAAAAAAGCAACAATATAAAAAGAAGTCACTATACCAGTAGATTAAGAAATATAAAAGCTGAATAATAAATTTTAGTTAACTATATAGCTGAAGAAGATCCCAGTGTATAATTAAAGGGTCCACCCTTGAAGAACACAGAGTAGTAATTAGGAGCATGGATTACCATATCCTATAGTTATGGATGCAAGTCCTAACTCTGTCACTGCATCTCTCTAAAAGTCAGTGTCTCTGTGTATAAAATGGATCTAATAAAACAGATCTTAGAATTACATGAAGTTTAAGTAAGATGTGTTAAACATAAAGCATTTCccagaataattgtttaataCAACTTATGTATAAATGTTACAATTAATAATCATATTTTAAGGCCATGAATATATTCTATTATTGTAGGAAATAATGCAGGAATAAATCACTTCAAGCATGTACTATTCTGAGTAATTATTTGAATGTTGTAAGTGACTTCAATCTGTGTATCTGTCCTCCACAATAACTtgtgcaaacaaaaacaaaacatatgacAGGTACACCAAGCAAAATGCTCAGTTAGTGAAGAAAATATTGATGTTAACAACAGAGTAAGAAATGCAGCTAGAAGTAATTTGCAAGTCACTGACAAagcatttacataaaaataacaaaaatatcatCACCTGAATGGAAGACTCATAGGAGAGGAACTGTTGGAAACA of Peromyscus maniculatus bairdii isolate BWxNUB_F1_BW_parent chromosome 4, HU_Pman_BW_mat_3.1, whole genome shotgun sequence contains these proteins:
- the LOC143272750 gene encoding olfactory receptor 4K3-like; this encodes MEEANQSVVSEFIFQGLCASRELQIFLLLPFATLYLMSVVGNLFVVILIITDHHLHSPMYFLLANLSFIDFCLSSVTTPKLITDLLKENKTISFGGCMSQILCVHFFGGGEMVLLVTMAYDRYVAICRPLHYTSIMDRQKCIWLVLISWIIGIIHAISQLILILELPFCGPRVIDSFFCDIPLVMKLACTDTDTLGIVINADSGVLATTCFILLLISYTYILLTVQLRSKDGSSKALSTCTSHIIVVVLFFGPVIFIYLWPVNITWVDKFLAVFYSVITPLLNPAIYTLRNRDIKNAIKKLINHK